From a region of the Impatiens glandulifera chromosome 4, dImpGla2.1, whole genome shotgun sequence genome:
- the LOC124934415 gene encoding protein XRI1 isoform X1 → MDYGNHSQMWGWQGEDFDIQKESNLADISHCAWNEVNQGKDCFSYMQEDDESTPVRACADLAYHVAAAADIGNVNKNLEETREMMNSSQSKRRRMLQFDNEFVGKSSLCSETPSTFLKSKDREDLLGDALTEWVSVFAEEEDISMSGSDGLDQTSEGWLADCLNDPDIHSTSEMMNLSDPSNDVHIEVTEMSQTPPPEYEATVVQKHHKEVRPNVIFKGRKSYIRTPMKMASSVVYPFAFVKPCGAHGDVTLKDINQRIQTPPPEKSIQGKDDPSSSYPTSAFSGKPVVGKTKIRTEGGKGSITIMRTKG, encoded by the exons ATGGATTACGGAAATCACAG TCAAATGTGGGGTTGGCAAGGAGAGGATTTTGACATCCAAAAGGAGAGCAATTTAG CAGATATATCTCATTGTGCATGGAATGAAGTAAACCAGGGTAAAGATTGTTTCTCTTATATGCAAGAGGATGATGAATCAACACCGGTTAGGGCATGTGCTGATTTGGCTTACCATGTTGCAGCTGCAGCAGACATTG GAAATGTGAACAAGAACTTGGAAGAAACCAGAGAGATGATGAATTCTTCACAGTCAAAAAGACGCAGAATGTTGCAATTTGATAATGAATTTGTAGGCAAATCATCTCTGTGCAGTGAGACACCTTCTACTTTCCTAAAATCAAAG GATCGAGAGGATTTGCTTGGAGATGCTTTGACGGAATGGGTTTCGGTTTTTGCAG AAGAGGAAGATATATCTATGTCTGGTTCTGATGGCCTTGATCAAACATCCGAGGGATGGCTAGCTGATTGCTTGAATGATCCTGACATCCATTCCACCTCTGAGATGAT GAATTTATCTGATCCATCTAATGATGTCCACATTGAAGTTACTG AGATGAGCCAAACTCCACCACCCGAGTATGAAGCCACGGTTGTTCAAAAGCATCATAAGGAAGTTCGTCCAAACGTTATTTTCAAAG GTAGGAAGTCGTATATCCGAACACCAATGAAGATGGCTTCATCTGTGGTATATCCATTTGCATTCGTTAAACCATGTGGAGCTCATGGAGATGTAACACTTAAAGACATAAACCAGCGGATTCAAACTCCTCCACCCGAGAAATCAATACAAGGAAAAGACGATCCCAGTTCTTCCTACCCGACTTCAGCCTTTTCTGGTAAGCCGGTTGTTGGAAAAACTAAAATTCGGACCGAAGGAGGGAAAGGAAGCATAACCATCATGAGGACCAAAGGTTGA
- the LOC124934415 gene encoding protein XRI1 isoform X2, which translates to MDYGNHSQMWGWQGEDFDIQKESNLDISHCAWNEVNQGKDCFSYMQEDDESTPVRACADLAYHVAAAADIGNVNKNLEETREMMNSSQSKRRRMLQFDNEFVGKSSLCSETPSTFLKSKDREDLLGDALTEWVSVFAEEEDISMSGSDGLDQTSEGWLADCLNDPDIHSTSEMMNLSDPSNDVHIEVTEMSQTPPPEYEATVVQKHHKEVRPNVIFKGRKSYIRTPMKMASSVVYPFAFVKPCGAHGDVTLKDINQRIQTPPPEKSIQGKDDPSSSYPTSAFSGKPVVGKTKIRTEGGKGSITIMRTKG; encoded by the exons ATGGATTACGGAAATCACAG TCAAATGTGGGGTTGGCAAGGAGAGGATTTTGACATCCAAAAGGAGAGCAATTTAG ATATATCTCATTGTGCATGGAATGAAGTAAACCAGGGTAAAGATTGTTTCTCTTATATGCAAGAGGATGATGAATCAACACCGGTTAGGGCATGTGCTGATTTGGCTTACCATGTTGCAGCTGCAGCAGACATTG GAAATGTGAACAAGAACTTGGAAGAAACCAGAGAGATGATGAATTCTTCACAGTCAAAAAGACGCAGAATGTTGCAATTTGATAATGAATTTGTAGGCAAATCATCTCTGTGCAGTGAGACACCTTCTACTTTCCTAAAATCAAAG GATCGAGAGGATTTGCTTGGAGATGCTTTGACGGAATGGGTTTCGGTTTTTGCAG AAGAGGAAGATATATCTATGTCTGGTTCTGATGGCCTTGATCAAACATCCGAGGGATGGCTAGCTGATTGCTTGAATGATCCTGACATCCATTCCACCTCTGAGATGAT GAATTTATCTGATCCATCTAATGATGTCCACATTGAAGTTACTG AGATGAGCCAAACTCCACCACCCGAGTATGAAGCCACGGTTGTTCAAAAGCATCATAAGGAAGTTCGTCCAAACGTTATTTTCAAAG GTAGGAAGTCGTATATCCGAACACCAATGAAGATGGCTTCATCTGTGGTATATCCATTTGCATTCGTTAAACCATGTGGAGCTCATGGAGATGTAACACTTAAAGACATAAACCAGCGGATTCAAACTCCTCCACCCGAGAAATCAATACAAGGAAAAGACGATCCCAGTTCTTCCTACCCGACTTCAGCCTTTTCTGGTAAGCCGGTTGTTGGAAAAACTAAAATTCGGACCGAAGGAGGGAAAGGAAGCATAACCATCATGAGGACCAAAGGTTGA